The genomic segment ATACCATATTGCTTTCCTCTGATCAGGTTTGTTGTAAACTTATCTGTATAATCAGTATAAGATGGCCCACCTGCAGAACCACTATTGCTGTTGTTAATAGTATTGAAAACTACTGTCTTTATAAAATTGCCTGTAGATGTACCTGTAGAATAATTGGGAACACAATATGGTTTACACACCTGAGTTTTATTTACTTTGACTATCGCTGACTTGCTCAAAGAACAATCTCCGTTTGAAACTTCAACTTTTAGGTTGTAATCACCTGGATTTGGGAATCTATAATGTAATCCATTACCGGAGGATATAAAAGCTCCATTGATATACCATGAAAAAGTAAAATTATCAGAACTCGGATAATTCAGGATAAAATCTTCCCCATAACAAGCCTGAAGGACAGATGCTAATTCAATAACAGGAGGATTTACAAAGCTTACCCTTACAGTATCTCTTGTTACTGCACCACATACATTCTTTGCCTCCACCCAATAGATACCTGGAGATGTTATATTAATCTTCGACGTGGTTTCCCCTGTTGACCAAAAATATGATAAACCAGGACTTGTAACATCAAGCGAGAACAAAGGTCCAGCACATGCAATTATTTCCTTTTTCAGGTTCAGAACAGGTTTGGAACAGTCCACCTTCACAGAATCGCAAAGCCTAGCAGGCCCACAAGCATTATCTGTAGACAGACAAACATTGTAAACTCCCGGAACTTCATAGTGATGAGATACAACCTTCCCATTGGCAGTACTGCCATCTCCAAAATCCCAATTCCAAAATGTGGATTCAGGAGTATAACCGAAAACGACATCAAGATGCGTATCCTTAATACTGAATTCGTATGGTTCACCAATACAAACGGCATTTACGGATTTCTGAATGGTATCTGTAGCACAACCATTACCCACGATTTGTGATACAATGTAATTATCCTGCTTTTCATATTCATGGAGTATGACATTTTGTTCTGTTGTGGTATATCCATCACCAGCGTCATAAAACCAGGTATAATCTTCATCATTTACCAGGATAAATTTGTTAGCTTGAGAATAGGTTAATTTTACACCTGTCTGATCCTCTTCCCTTAAGACATCAAAACCGGCAATTGGTTTAATACAAGCATCATTATCAAGTTTCACCAACAAAAGATCTCTCTGCTTCTCTCCAATAAAATAGGAAACTCCTGCTACAATAAAAGAACCATCGGATGCCTTATTTATATCCGTTATTCTATCTTCCTTGAATGTCCCCATATATCTTTTACCCTGAATATTATAATTTTCATCCAGCACAACTGAGACAATATCGCCATTAGAGATGGGACCATCTGCAGCACTTATCAAAATGATACGCCCCTCTTCATTTTGCTCCATACCAAAGACGCGCCCTGTCCCAGAAATGGTCTTAGTCCAAAGTGTATCAAGTTTAAAATCAGTCTTTACGAGCCAGGTATTATTGCCTTTTTCATCAACAAAGTTTACAGGAAAAAGAAAGCCGTCGGATTGCTCAATAATGGTCGGAATTGAATTACCACTGTTTGCTTTTGACAATGGATGTCGAAAACTTTTATGCAATAACGCTCTTCCATTTTCATCCAGCTTCCTGACAAAGCCATCCCCTATACCCCCACAATTTAATATATCACCGTTCTTAGTCTCAAGTACATCTTCTACACCACGACCATTACCACTAAAACTATTCCCCCAGATATAACTTCCATTTTTATCCACCTTTATAATCCCTGCGGATATTGTAGATATACCAAAACTTATCTTAGGAAATATATAATTACCATCAGAAGTTTGTTTTATTTTACCAGAAGCTACATCCCAACAACAGATGCCCGAATAAGTTATGTTTGCTTCAACTATTAGATTTCCTTTTCCATCAAACCGCCAGAAATTAACTTCTTCGTCATAAATGGTACTTTCAGGATCATAAGTTGTGGCAATAATGTATTCGCCATCCCTATTTTGGAGTCCTGATACAACAAGATCTATTACCTCCGGTTTACCAAACCTCTTATTCCATTGCACATCACCCTTTGCATCTACTTTAATTAATATACCATCAACTTCAGAATTCTCAATCATATTTGCTACAAGCATGTAGCCGCCATCATCAGTTTGGAATGCTACTGTAATGCTAGAGCTGTAATAACTCACAAATTCGTTATTGGGATACACTTTCGTAAAACCAACTTGTGCATATAATGTACTTGCAAACAAAAGCAAAAAGAAGGTTAAAAATATTCTCTGATTCATATAAGGTTAAAAATTTAATAAATAAAGTTAATAAATTTTGCCATTACGTACAATTCAACTTGCAGTTAACACTATAAATCAACCACTTAAAAACGCCCTTTTATCTTACACCTCCTCTAAACACGATGAGCAGGTCTGCTGTTCCATTATTACTATCCAAGACAGATCGAATTATAAATAACACACTATTGTGATATTAACCTCACTGTTCTCCTACACATAGGGATTGTCGTTTTTAAACTTCTCAATTTATTTTCCTCATCTTTTTACATACCTTTTATTAATAACAATTATGTTAGGAGAAATCGATTTTTTTGGACCTACAAGAGGCGAAGCGAATAAAATGGTATCACCGGAACCTGGATTATCAATTGCATACCGCAAACTTCCGACTACATTATCAGCATTACTGGTAACTGTTATCTTAGCTGCATTACTTCTGAATAAAAGCGCTGCATAAAAAGGACAAATAAAAACAGATGTGTCTTTCTCATAACAATAATGGTTTAAAAAATTATAAATAATTAAAAATTATTTAATAAGAACTCCCAATCATCCTACGATGATTGGGAAATTCAGCAATATGAAATATGAGCAGTTTATTGCTTGATCAGTTTGAATACTTTACCGGAAGAATTTTCTTCATCTTCCAGTTTTAAAAAATACAGACCAGCAGGAAGATAAGAAATGTCGGCCTGACCATTCTGGAGATTGCTATAGGGCTCCTGGTATTGTATAGATCCATTTATATCACGGATGGTTACCTTAGCATTAGAATGTAGCGACTTGATGGTAATGATATCGACCGTCGGATTAGGATAGACGGATTCCTCATTTAAATCTGATTCCAGCAAACTCGATTCTCGCTGAATACGTGGTGGAATTATAAATGAAACCGGAGTACCCAACACCACAATTCCACCGGTTATATGAGCTACTGCAGTGATGGTGTATAGTCCACTCTCAACATTTTCCAGGATATGTGAAAACGGATAAATTGTTGTTTCCGCAATCTTTTCAGTTCCATTAAAAAATTCAACCTTAGAGATGAGGTCTGATAAAGTGGCATTAAATTTCGATGCTATTAATTGCCCTCCTACTCCTCCTCCATCAAAAGTATTATCTACTTTGGTAGCTCCAAACCATAAAAATGGAGTTATACCACCTGTAAAAATTATCTTTTCTATACCTAGCTTAAAATATCCGGCATTGTTACTATAAGGGAATTCTAATATGATAAGCTGGGTAAAGTCTATACTTGGATCAAAATCCGACAACGGTATTTTTATTGTCCTAGGTATTCCCAACAAATGATCTATGTCTATACCATTGTCAACATAATTCTTTAATGATAATGGATTTACTGTACTACCATTCGGGCGTATCTGAATTTTATCCCAATCCGTTCCACTGTAAAAATTTTTTAATGTTATTTCTAAAGTAGTATTTCCACCTGAGACTACATTCTTATTAGCATGATACAAGCCATATCCGTCATACCCTAACTTAAGCTTTTTATATCCTGGGACATGTGACACCAATAAATGTGGACTATCTTGTGAAAAAATATTCACAAGAGTAACAGTAGATTGCTCTTCAAAATAGCTATAGCCGGTAAAAAACGTTACAGAACCACCTTTATATTCATATGCGCCTATATCTGGTTTATCTCTAGTCACTCCACGCTGATCCAACAATACAGCTGCAGGACTTCTTCCCGCATCAATACACAAACTACCTTCAGTTAGTGCATGCATCCATCTACCATCACTGTTGTTTTGTAACGGGCCCAACCGAGGGTCTATATGTTTCAGATTAGTTCCCAAAATATTGGTGGTTGCCTTAAGATTCAAGCCATTATTTACGCCTACCAAATTATAACCAAGATCATTAACCACTGTTGTCGAATATCCATCTGCACCTTCTTCTATTGGCAATGAACCTCTATATGGAGAATAAAAATCTTCATCGCCATTCTGAGCAATTATTGAACCACGCAAAGATAGAGTGCCTGTATTATAAATACCACTTCCTTTGAAGTGGTGAAAATAATCCGGATGATGAAAGGGCACAGCAGGGTAATTGGTATTATCCATTGTATTGTATGCAATTGTACAATACTCTAAGCTCAAATTGCCAGCATTATAAATACCGCCAGCTCCTGGGTATCCTTTTCCCATTGTATAGCACTTACTCACTGTACTGTTTATCAGTTGAAGAGTACCTGTATTCATTATAGCAGCTGCTATATTATAGGTATTAAGCTGACTCCATCCTTTTATTACAGAAGTATTTTCCACCACCATGGTTCCTGAATTTTGTATTGAACCAGTATTCCCACCTCCACCATCACTACCATTTGAATCAAACAAACAATTCTTAATTGTTGAGACACCACTACTTGTTATTCCTGAACACCTTCCTGGGTAGTTATTTCCTTTAGTATAATTACCATAAAAGGTAACTCTGTTTAAATTTAAAACTCCGGTACTATAGATAGCTCCAATATAATTACTATAAAACACAGCATCTTCAATCGTTAGATTTCCCTTATTATAAATAGCCCCTGACAAACCATTTTGCATGGGCACTTCATCATCACCACTCCCTTCTATCTGTATTCCTGACATAAACACATTTACACCATCTTCCACTATAAACACTAATGCGTTTGTCCTGTGATTAGTGAGCATCAGCTTATCTGATCCAGGACCAATAATGGTAAGATTCTTATTAATTAAAATAACTGTTGGAGAAATTGAAATAATCCCACCAACAAGAGAAGGTGCAAACCCAATAGTATCTCCGGCTGCTGCATTAGCAATAGCAAATCGCAAACCTCCGACTAAATTGTCAGAGCTATTGGTTACTGTAATCTTTGCTGCATGACTTCTGAAGAACAAAGCCTGCATAAAAAGGACAAGAAAGAATAGATGTTTTTTTCTCATAAGTATTGGTTTAAAAGATTGTAAAAATTTGACGATAAAATAGATGGTCCTACCTGCTGAGCTATTGTACTGAGCCAACAGCTATGAAATGAGCTCCCAAGCAACTGAATGATGATTGGGAACTCAGTAATCGAATACGATAAGCTTATTGCTTTACCAGCTTGAATACTCTTCCGGAAGGACCTTCTTCATCCTCCAGTTTCAAAAAATAAAGTCCGGCAGGAAGAAAAGAAATGTCGGCCTGATTGTTCTGAAGATTACTATATACCTCCTGATATTGAATCACTCCGTTTATATCCCAAATAACGACTTTTGCATTGGAATTCAGCGACCTGATAGTAATGATGTCTGTTGTGGGATTTGGATAGACATACTCATCTATTAAATCGTTCAATTCCACCAAATTTGACTCACGTTGAAGACTTGAATGAACTCTCAGCGTAACTGGAGTGGCCTTAAGCTTTGTGCCATCAACTTTATGGGCAGTCGCATTGATGTTATATATTCCGGTTACAACATTTTTCCAGTTATATAAAAAAGGAGGAGTTGTCGTTTCTCCTATTTTTATAGTGCCATCGAAAAACTCAACCTTCGAAATAATATCTGATGATATAGCAGGGAATAAAGACGCTATTAATTGCCCCCCTACTCCTCCTCCATCAAAAGTATTATCCACTTTGGTATCTCCAAACCATAAAAATGGTGTTATACCTCCTGTAAACAAAATTTTTTCTATACCTAATTTAAAATAGCCTGCATTGTTACTATAAGGGAACTCCAATAGAATAAGCTGAGAGAAGTCTATACTTGGATCAAAATCCGACAACGGTATTTTTATTGTTTTAGCAAATGTCATTGGATAATCCATTGTATTGCCTACATAATTCTTTAATGATAATGGATTTATAGTACTACCATTGGGTCTTATCTGAATTTTGTCCCACTCAACTCCTCTTTGATAATTTTTTAATGCTATTTCTAAAGTAGTATTTCCCCCTGCGACTACATTCTTATTTGCATGATACAATCCTATATTATCATAGCCCAGTTTCAGTTTTTTATATCCTGGAACATGAGATACCATCAGGTATGCATTTTTATACCCAAACTGACCCGAAAGCTCTATATTGGTAGGAGATTGGTAAGGATTATAGTTATAATAAATACCAAAAGTTAACGGAGCACCCTTGTACTCAAAAGCCCCTATATCAGGTTTGTTTCTGACCTCACCTCGCTGATCAAACAAAACCGTTGAAGAACTTCCTCCTGCATCAATACAATAACTTCCTTCCGGAAGTGCATGTGTTAATGAATAACCTCCATTATCCTGTAAAGGACCTAAAAATGGATTTATATGGTTAGTACTTGTCCCAAGTATATTCGTAGAAGCTGAAAGATTCAATCCATTATTTACACCTACAAAATTATATCCAAGATCATTAATTCGGTTCGTAGTAAAACCGTCCACTCCTTCTTCTATCGGAGGAAGTTCTCCTCTGTAAATGTAATAAAGATCTACTGGACCATTTTGAGCTATAAGTGAACCACGCAGAGACAAACTCCCTACATTGTAGATTCCACTCCCCTTGAAAGACCGAAAATAATCCGGATGATTAAAGGGCACATCAGGGTAATTGGTATTATCTATTGTATTGTATGCAATTGTACAATACTCTAAGCTCAAATTGCCAGCATTATAAATACCGCCAGCTCCCGGGTATCCTTTTCCGCTTGTATAACACTTACTAAT from the Sporocytophaga myxococcoides genome contains:
- a CDS encoding PKD domain-containing protein; amino-acid sequence: MNQRIFLTFFLLLFASTLYAQVGFTKVYPNNEFVSYYSSSITVAFQTDDGGYMLVANMIENSEVDGILIKVDAKGDVQWNKRFGKPEVIDLVVSGLQNRDGEYIIATTYDPESTIYDEEVNFWRFDGKGNLIVEANITYSGICCWDVASGKIKQTSDGNYIFPKISFGISTISAGIIKVDKNGSYIWGNSFSGNGRGVEDVLETKNGDILNCGGIGDGFVRKLDENGRALLHKSFRHPLSKANSGNSIPTIIEQSDGFLFPVNFVDEKGNNTWLVKTDFKLDTLWTKTISGTGRVFGMEQNEEGRIILISAADGPISNGDIVSVVLDENYNIQGKRYMGTFKEDRITDINKASDGSFIVAGVSYFIGEKQRDLLLVKLDNDACIKPIAGFDVLREEDQTGVKLTYSQANKFILVNDEDYTWFYDAGDGYTTTEQNVILHEYEKQDNYIVSQIVGNGCATDTIQKSVNAVCIGEPYEFSIKDTHLDVVFGYTPESTFWNWDFGDGSTANGKVVSHHYEVPGVYNVCLSTDNACGPARLCDSVKVDCSKPVLNLKKEIIACAGPLFSLDVTSPGLSYFWSTGETTSKINITSPGIYWVEAKNVCGAVTRDTVRVSFVNPPVIELASVLQACYGEDFILNYPSSDNFTFSWYINGAFISSGNGLHYRFPNPGDYNLKVEVSNGDCSLSKSAIVKVNKTQVCKPYCVPNYSTGTSTGNFIKTVVFNTINNSNSGSAGGPSYTDYTDKFTTNLIRGKQYGITVTCDLKSSLYYGVWIDYNQDGKFDKATERITSDNAHSNTSTTYFTLRSGIPLGPMVMRVRLMDAISYSNVDPCSDANVGETEDYQLFIVPDCPVINLTGTVVDESCEGGNGAIDVKVSGGTAPYTYLWNNGAKVQNLKGVGSATYSVTATDSKGCTSTNNWNVKKGRNMMSVSVDTNPATENLCDGSAIVNVVNTIEGRTVYTWDKGLPSTSSQYGLCPGRYKVNVWHSMVCSIEKDVMIGISTVTSIGKNEEVKDMLEIYPNPFSDDVLNFEVMSDEGEAKLSLRTLSGMPVVEDENMSLKSGLNKMTFSTGSIKPGVYILSITTSKGSTHKRVIKK
- a CDS encoding choice-of-anchor Q domain-containing protein gives rise to the protein MRKKHLFFLVLFMQALFFRSHAAKITVTNSSDNLVGGLRFAIANAAAGDTIGFAPSLVGGIISISPTVILINKNLTIIGPGSDKLMLTNHRTNALVFIVEDGVNVFMSGIQIEGSGDDEVPMQNGLSGAIYNKGNLTIEDAVFYSNYIGAIYSTGVLNLNRVTFYGNYTKGNNYPGRCSGITSSGVSTIKNCLFDSNGSDGGGGNTGSIQNSGTMVVENTSVIKGWSQLNTYNIAAAIMNTGTLQLINSTVSKCYTMGKGYPGAGGIYNAGNLSLEYCTIAYNTMDNTNYPAVPFHHPDYFHHFKGSGIYNTGTLSLRGSIIAQNGDEDFYSPYRGSLPIEEGADGYSTTVVNDLGYNLVGVNNGLNLKATTNILGTNLKHIDPRLGPLQNNSDGRWMHALTEGSLCIDAGRSPAAVLLDQRGVTRDKPDIGAYEYKGGSVTFFTGYSYFEEQSTVTLVNIFSQDSPHLLVSHVPGYKKLKLGYDGYGLYHANKNVVSGGNTTLEITLKNFYSGTDWDKIQIRPNGSTVNPLSLKNYVDNGIDIDHLLGIPRTIKIPLSDFDPSIDFTQLIILEFPYSNNAGYFKLGIEKIIFTGGITPFLWFGATKVDNTFDGGGVGGQLIASKFNATLSDLISKVEFFNGTEKIAETTIYPFSHILENVESGLYTITAVAHITGGIVVLGTPVSFIIPPRIQRESSLLESDLNEESVYPNPTVDIITIKSLHSNAKVTIRDINGSIQYQEPYSNLQNGQADISYLPAGLYFLKLEDEENSSGKVFKLIKQ
- a CDS encoding T9SS type A sorting domain-containing protein, which produces MKKKHLLIFVLFMQAVFFRSHASKITVTNGSDNVVGGFRFVISNAVAGDTIVFSQSLVGGIISLTPEVIVIDKDLTIIGPGSDKLMLTNHRTNALVFIVEDGVNVFMSGIQIEGSGDDEVPMQNGLSGAIYNKGNLTIEDAVFYSNYIGAIYSTGVLNLNRVTFYGNYTKGNNYPGRCSGITSSGVSTIKNCLFDSNGSDGGGGNTGSIQNSGIMVVENTSLINGWTQVSTYNIAAAIMNTGTLQLINSTISKCYTSGKGYPGAGGIYNAGNLSLEYCTIAYNTIDNTNYPDVPFNHPDYFRSFKGSGIYNVGSLSLRGSLIAQNGPVDLYYIYRGELPPIEEGVDGFTTNRINDLGYNFVGVNNGLNLSASTNILGTSTNHINPFLGPLQDNGGYSLTHALPEGSYCIDAGGSSSTVLFDQRGEVRNKPDIGAFEYKGAPLTFGIYYNYNPYQSPTNIELSGQFGYKNAYLMVSHVPGYKKLKLGYDNIGLYHANKNVVAGGNTTLEIALKNYQRGVEWDKIQIRPNGSTINPLSLKNYVGNTMDYPMTFAKTIKIPLSDFDPSIDFSQLILLEFPYSNNAGYFKLGIEKILFTGGITPFLWFGDTKVDNTFDGGGVGGQLIASLFPAISSDIISKVEFFDGTIKIGETTTPPFLYNWKNVVTGIYNINATAHKVDGTKLKATPVTLRVHSSLQRESNLVELNDLIDEYVYPNPTTDIITIRSLNSNAKVVIWDINGVIQYQEVYSNLQNNQADISFLPAGLYFLKLEDEEGPSGRVFKLVKQ